In the genome of Desulfuromonas sp. DDH964, one region contains:
- the tpx gene encoding thiol peroxidase gives MSQERTGVITFKGNPMTLLGPDVKVGDAAPDFRVVDNGLQPVTRDSAKGKVQLITVVPSLDTPVCDTMTRKFNEEAAKLPGSVVVYTVSLDLPFAQKRWCGNAGIEKVQTLSDYQDRSFGLNFGVLIKELKLLARAVFVIGKDGKLAYREIVKEVTAEPDYQAALAATRALI, from the coding sequence ATGAGCCAGGAACGTACCGGTGTCATCACCTTCAAAGGCAACCCCATGACCTTGCTCGGCCCCGATGTCAAGGTCGGCGACGCCGCCCCCGATTTCCGGGTGGTGGACAACGGGCTGCAACCGGTCACCCGCGACAGCGCCAAGGGGAAGGTGCAGCTGATCACCGTCGTGCCGTCCCTCGACACGCCGGTTTGCGACACCATGACCCGCAAGTTCAACGAGGAGGCGGCCAAACTTCCGGGGTCGGTCGTTGTCTACACCGTCAGCCTCGATCTCCCCTTCGCCCAGAAACGCTGGTGCGGCAATGCCGGGATCGAGAAGGTCCAGACCCTCTCCGATTACCAGGACCGCTCCTTTGGCCTCAACTTCGGAGTTCTGATCAAGGAGCTTAAACTTCTCGCCCGGGCTGTTTTCGTGATCGGCAAAGACGGCAAGCTTGCCTACCGGGAGATCGTCAAGGAAGTCACTGCCGAACCCGATTATCAGGCCGCGCTTGCCGCCACCCGTGCCCTCATCTAG
- a CDS encoding CxxxxCH/CxxCH domain c-type cytochrome, producing MLNTRFRLFPLLLLLALLGGCSSGNSDGPRPGPVHPQNWAALHGAEAKTDLASCTLCHGLDFQGGRIGISCYDCHLAGPPFALHPLAWTNVVTDHQGFADSYSWTGCAAAACHGATLQGGAGGPSCLRATLGSVACHPGVDPPAPGNHVAPFTDPANHGPLAKSKQLYCRNCHGRPDNIFDGGFVADALILNNPSGNCSGCHSAAQAHPTNWQGGNDAGAGNDAQDNNYASSHRGLNTPGCQLCHSTTAPGIGPIAAAPSCFDANHTNANGLTTGCHGSGGPGATHSLSPSWLLPSGTVASSHVQASIAGTPDCSACHAQSGGLIQPDCGSCHTATAPNNVSGSCDSCHNTPPDGLAPAGNARPNRAGGHLAHDALTTATGNCSACHNGAGSDTLSHYDATAPANVAFVATYSAKAGAAAFTPDGANPATGSCTNVSCHGGQTSPDWLTGSLIVDQDCTSCHEQGTAAQAPENNSYYSGRHITHAGTGGRADTAGYSPTCSACHDATALAVDHFANLDTAAFEGTPAATLVAGLGYDTTVTPPTCTTNIAGCHSGSTRSWSATGGAPHALDGSYLLGSNHGPDAKGLNSSIFPNGMLDCQPCHGEAGGAGSNPQFNIGIFSQGGNGCEGCHNTGTAHPSVSSIMSPPNESVDWYDGSYTHRNVPNALYSTACALCHGANLEGLPAGTGPSCSAGVCHVADPVVNSSGCVSCHATPPSSAGVAGNVRPNRAGAHTSHNALTGVTGSCAVCHNGVGYGTLAHFDMMEPADVAIPAVAGGYMAQTGGSPVFTPNGTDPSTGTCSNVSCHGGKTTLDWATGSLATLTGNALCLSCHASGTSQYNSYDSGRHNRNTSHTNFALCTECHDPTKLTNSAGIHFNDLATTAMTEAKLTIKLPGTGTYTPGAISRTGTCNNFTCHGFTHSNESW from the coding sequence ATGCTGAACACCCGATTCCGTCTGTTCCCCCTGCTGCTGTTGCTTGCACTGCTGGGGGGTTGCTCCAGCGGCAATTCCGATGGGCCCCGGCCCGGCCCGGTCCACCCCCAGAACTGGGCGGCCCTTCATGGTGCCGAGGCAAAGACGGACCTTGCCTCCTGTACCCTCTGCCACGGCCTGGACTTTCAGGGGGGGAGGATCGGGATCTCCTGTTACGACTGTCACCTTGCCGGACCGCCCTTTGCCCTGCATCCACTCGCGTGGACTAACGTGGTGACCGACCATCAGGGATTTGCCGACAGCTACAGCTGGACCGGCTGCGCTGCGGCGGCCTGCCATGGTGCGACCCTGCAGGGGGGCGCTGGCGGGCCGAGCTGCCTGCGCGCCACTCTCGGCAGCGTTGCCTGCCACCCGGGAGTCGATCCGCCGGCACCGGGCAATCACGTCGCTCCCTTTACCGACCCGGCCAACCACGGCCCCCTGGCCAAGAGCAAGCAGCTCTATTGCCGCAACTGCCACGGCCGGCCTGACAATATCTTTGACGGCGGCTTCGTCGCCGATGCGCTGATTCTCAACAATCCGTCCGGCAACTGCTCTGGCTGTCATAGCGCTGCCCAGGCCCACCCGACCAACTGGCAGGGAGGCAATGACGCCGGCGCCGGCAACGACGCCCAGGACAATAACTATGCCTCCTCCCACCGGGGGCTGAATACCCCGGGGTGCCAGCTCTGCCACAGCACCACCGCTCCCGGGATTGGCCCGATCGCGGCGGCGCCGAGCTGTTTTGACGCCAATCACACCAACGCCAACGGCCTCACCACCGGTTGCCATGGTTCTGGCGGCCCGGGCGCTACCCATTCGCTCAGCCCGAGCTGGTTGCTGCCAAGCGGTACGGTTGCCAGCAGCCATGTCCAGGCGAGCATTGCCGGAACCCCCGATTGCAGTGCCTGCCATGCCCAGAGCGGCGGTCTGATCCAGCCCGACTGTGGCAGTTGCCACACGGCCACGGCGCCCAATAACGTCTCCGGCAGCTGTGACTCCTGTCACAATACGCCCCCCGACGGGTTGGCCCCGGCCGGCAATGCCCGCCCCAACCGGGCCGGCGGCCACCTCGCCCACGATGCGCTGACCACCGCAACCGGCAACTGCTCGGCCTGTCATAATGGCGCCGGGAGTGATACTCTCAGTCACTACGACGCCACTGCCCCCGCCAATGTCGCCTTCGTGGCAACCTACAGTGCCAAAGCCGGTGCGGCCGCTTTCACGCCGGACGGCGCCAACCCGGCCACCGGCAGCTGTACCAACGTCAGCTGCCACGGCGGACAGACCAGCCCCGACTGGCTGACCGGTTCTCTGATTGTCGATCAGGATTGCACCTCCTGCCACGAGCAGGGGACGGCGGCACAGGCGCCGGAGAACAACAGCTATTACTCCGGTCGCCATATTACCCATGCCGGTACCGGCGGCCGGGCGGACACCGCCGGCTACAGCCCGACCTGCAGCGCCTGCCACGACGCCACGGCCCTGGCCGTTGACCATTTCGCTAACCTCGACACCGCGGCCTTCGAGGGGACCCCGGCGGCAACCCTGGTTGCCGGCCTCGGTTACGACACCACGGTGACGCCGCCAACCTGCACCACCAATATCGCCGGCTGCCATAGCGGTAGCACCCGCTCCTGGAGTGCCACCGGCGGCGCTCCCCATGCCCTTGACGGCAGTTACCTGCTGGGAAGCAACCACGGTCCGGACGCCAAGGGCCTTAACTCTTCCATCTTCCCCAATGGCATGCTCGACTGTCAGCCCTGCCACGGAGAGGCCGGCGGCGCCGGCAGCAATCCGCAATTCAATATCGGTATCTTCAGCCAGGGCGGCAACGGTTGCGAGGGTTGTCACAACACCGGCACGGCCCATCCCTCGGTCTCTTCTATCATGTCGCCGCCGAATGAAAGCGTCGACTGGTACGATGGCAGTTATACCCACCGCAACGTGCCCAACGCGCTCTATTCGACTGCCTGCGCCCTCTGCCACGGAGCGAACCTCGAAGGGCTGCCGGCGGGAACCGGTCCCTCCTGTTCCGCCGGGGTCTGCCATGTTGCCGACCCGGTGGTCAACTCGAGCGGCTGTGTTTCCTGCCACGCGACGCCCCCTTCCAGCGCCGGTGTGGCCGGGAACGTTCGCCCCAACCGGGCCGGCGCGCACACGTCGCACAATGCCTTGACCGGTGTCACCGGCAGCTGCGCTGTCTGCCATAATGGTGTCGGTTACGGGACCCTGGCACATTTTGATATGATGGAACCGGCCGATGTGGCGATTCCGGCCGTTGCCGGGGGCTACATGGCGCAGACCGGCGGCAGTCCCGTCTTCACACCCAATGGGACCGATCCCTCGACCGGCACCTGCAGCAACGTCAGCTGCCACGGCGGCAAGACGACCCTCGACTGGGCGACGGGGAGCCTCGCCACCCTGACCGGCAATGCCCTTTGTCTCAGCTGCCACGCCTCCGGCACCAGCCAGTACAACAGCTATGACTCTGGACGGCATAACCGGAACACCAGCCATACCAATTTTGCCCTTTGCACCGAGTGTCACGACCCGACCAAGCTGACCAACTCGGCTGGCATCCACTTCAATGATCTGGCGACGACCGCCATGACCGAAGCGAAGCTGACCATCAAGCTTCCGGGGACCGGGACCTACACGCCGGGGGCGATATCGAGGACGGGGACCTGCAACAATTTCACCTGCCACGGATTTACCCACTCCAACGAATCCTGGTAG
- a CDS encoding cytochrome C: MPKRLFFVLAVLILPLTLLYACAGLERGYVFPTQHPPEAELGSNRPMCTDCHDSRDDHVAYVDFNHTTFFTESHRSVAGRSAQVCAMCHQQSFCNSCHATGIELKPSVKDQSDTYRRMPHRGDYLTRHKMDGRLDPTSCYRCHGNPKAARTCAPCHG; encoded by the coding sequence ATGCCTAAGCGACTCTTCTTTGTCCTCGCCGTCTTGATTCTCCCTCTCACCCTTCTCTATGCTTGCGCCGGGCTGGAGCGGGGGTATGTCTTCCCCACCCAGCACCCACCGGAGGCGGAGCTCGGCAGCAACCGGCCGATGTGCACCGATTGCCACGATTCGCGCGATGACCATGTCGCCTACGTCGATTTCAATCACACGACCTTCTTTACCGAAAGCCATCGCAGTGTGGCCGGTCGCAGCGCCCAGGTCTGTGCCATGTGTCACCAGCAGAGTTTTTGCAACAGTTGCCATGCCACTGGCATCGAGCTGAAACCTTCTGTCAAGGACCAGAGCGATACCTACCGGCGCATGCCGCACCGGGGCGATTACCTGACCCGGCACAAGATGGACGGCCGGCTCGACCCGACCTCCTGCTACCGCTGTCACGGCAACCCCAAGGCGGCCCGTACCTGTGCCCCCTGTCACGGCTGA
- a CDS encoding radical SAM protein, which yields MSRKLLDKARRRLEAESGCHANPWGGRLSVALVYPNTYHQAMSNLGFLTVYQLLNSRDDTLCERFFLPDTDDLAEHRKTGYPLFSLESRRPLADFDLVAFSISFENDYLNLPLLFELARIPFWREERGDRYPLILCGGVCAFLNPEPLAEVMDLFAIGEAEPLLPDLLAVLLAAGPRDGLLDRLAEVPGLYLPSFYTVRQAADGFITDVEVAPPAPARVARRWQADLDASDTRSFVLTPETELGDMALTEISRGCSRGCRFCAAGFLFLPPRERSLENLQRQVGEGLCHHPKQGLVGAAVSDYPQIVELEESILAAGGKVSVASLRIDALSEKEVAALAASGHRTVALAPEAGSQRLRDLINKNLDEEQILAAVQRLAAAGIPNLKLYFLIGLPGEEESDIEELLALVGRVREVWLVEGKRRGRLGQITLSVNPFIPKPFTPFQWAAMPADAILKARLGQLRCGIARLGNVELHSESLRAATLQALLSRGDRRVGRILPALASGRPLRAACAAAGFEPSWFVHRQRAAGETFPWEVLDSGVRRDYLWAEYQRGLTEQLSPRCQAGCRRCGVCG from the coding sequence ATGTCGCGAAAATTGCTCGACAAGGCACGCCGCCGCCTGGAGGCGGAGAGCGGTTGCCACGCCAACCCCTGGGGGGGACGGCTCAGCGTGGCGCTGGTCTATCCCAACACCTATCACCAGGCAATGAGCAATCTCGGTTTTCTGACCGTCTATCAGCTCCTCAACAGCCGGGACGATACCCTCTGCGAGCGCTTCTTCCTCCCCGATACCGACGACCTCGCCGAACACCGGAAAACCGGTTACCCGCTCTTCTCTCTCGAATCGAGGCGCCCCCTGGCCGATTTCGACCTGGTCGCCTTCTCGATCTCCTTCGAGAATGACTACCTCAACCTGCCGCTCCTGTTCGAGCTGGCCCGTATCCCTTTCTGGCGGGAGGAGCGCGGCGACCGTTATCCCCTGATCCTCTGCGGCGGGGTCTGTGCCTTTCTCAACCCGGAGCCGCTGGCCGAGGTCATGGACCTGTTTGCCATCGGCGAGGCCGAGCCGTTGTTGCCCGACCTTCTGGCGGTCCTGCTCGCCGCCGGACCGCGGGACGGGTTGCTGGACCGCCTGGCCGAGGTGCCGGGACTCTACCTGCCATCCTTTTATACGGTGCGTCAGGCGGCGGATGGTTTCATCACCGATGTCGAGGTCGCGCCGCCGGCCCCGGCGCGGGTCGCGCGGCGCTGGCAGGCTGACCTCGATGCCAGTGATACCCGCTCCTTCGTCCTGACGCCGGAGACTGAGCTCGGCGACATGGCCCTGACCGAGATCTCCCGGGGGTGCTCGCGGGGGTGTCGCTTCTGCGCCGCCGGCTTTCTCTTCCTGCCGCCGCGGGAGCGCAGCCTGGAGAATCTGCAGCGCCAGGTGGGCGAAGGGCTCTGTCATCACCCCAAGCAGGGGCTGGTCGGTGCCGCGGTTTCCGACTACCCGCAGATCGTCGAACTGGAGGAGTCGATCCTCGCCGCCGGCGGCAAGGTCTCGGTCGCCAGCCTGCGCATCGATGCCTTGAGCGAGAAAGAGGTCGCTGCGCTCGCCGCCTCCGGGCACCGCACCGTGGCCCTCGCCCCGGAAGCGGGGAGCCAGCGCCTGCGAGACCTGATCAACAAGAATCTCGACGAGGAGCAGATTCTCGCCGCAGTTCAGCGCCTGGCCGCCGCCGGCATTCCCAATCTCAAGCTCTATTTTCTCATCGGCCTTCCCGGTGAGGAGGAGAGCGACATCGAGGAACTCCTCGCCCTGGTGGGCCGGGTGCGGGAGGTCTGGCTGGTCGAAGGGAAGCGGCGCGGCCGGCTCGGGCAGATTACCCTCTCGGTGAATCCCTTTATTCCCAAGCCCTTCACCCCGTTCCAGTGGGCCGCGATGCCCGCCGATGCCATTCTCAAGGCCCGCCTCGGCCAGCTGCGCTGCGGCATCGCCCGGCTCGGCAACGTCGAGCTGCACTCCGAGTCGCTGCGCGCCGCGACCCTGCAGGCGCTCCTCTCCCGCGGCGATCGCCGGGTCGGACGCATCCTGCCCGCCTTGGCGTCCGGGCGTCCTCTGCGGGCTGCCTGTGCCGCTGCCGGGTTCGAGCCGTCCTGGTTCGTGCACCGACAACGCGCTGCCGGAGAGACTTTTCCCTGGGAAGTTCTCGATAGTGGCGTCCGGCGGGACTATCTCTGGGCCGAGTACCAGCGTGGTCTGACCGAACAGCTTTCGCCGCGTTGTCAGGCGGGCTGCCGCCGTTGCGGCGTCTGTGGCTAA
- the ftsZ gene encoding cell division protein FtsZ yields MFEFDENVDQSAKIKVIGVGGGGGNAVNTMIVSQIEGVEFITCNTDAQALKTSRSPMKLQLGAKLTKGLGAGANPEIGREAALEDRNRLADVLAGADMVFIAAGLGGGTGTGAAPIIAEVARESGALTVGVVTKPFSREGRQRLKKAEEGVSQLKEVVDSLIVIPNDRLLGLAGKNMSILDAFKPADDVLRQAVQGISDLITTHGLINVDFADVRAIMSERGMAMMGIGVGEGDRRAAEAAHMAISSPLLEDIDISGARGVLVNISGSSNMTMEEFDEASRIIHEKVHEDANIIIGLVINEDLGERIKITAIATGFGASFEKDKRHAEELKKNAAAVAMGKIDRDLPTFIRERQKSAPRSLGTVAGDEDQYDIPTFLRKRVD; encoded by the coding sequence ATGTTCGAATTTGATGAGAATGTGGATCAGTCAGCCAAGATCAAGGTGATCGGGGTCGGTGGCGGTGGCGGCAACGCGGTCAATACCATGATCGTGTCCCAGATCGAGGGGGTCGAGTTCATCACCTGCAACACCGACGCCCAGGCGCTGAAGACGAGCCGCTCGCCGATGAAGCTGCAGCTTGGCGCCAAGCTTACCAAGGGGCTCGGCGCCGGGGCCAACCCGGAAATCGGCCGGGAGGCGGCCCTGGAAGACCGCAACCGGCTTGCCGACGTCCTCGCCGGCGCCGACATGGTCTTCATCGCCGCGGGCCTGGGCGGCGGAACCGGCACCGGCGCGGCGCCGATCATCGCCGAGGTCGCCCGCGAGTCGGGGGCGCTGACGGTTGGTGTCGTCACCAAGCCCTTCTCGCGCGAAGGGCGGCAGCGCCTGAAGAAGGCGGAAGAGGGGGTCAGCCAGCTCAAGGAAGTGGTCGATTCGCTGATCGTCATCCCCAATGACCGTCTCCTCGGCCTCGCCGGCAAGAACATGAGCATCCTCGATGCCTTCAAGCCGGCCGACGACGTGCTGCGCCAGGCGGTGCAGGGGATCTCGGATCTGATCACCACCCACGGCCTGATCAACGTCGACTTTGCCGACGTCCGGGCGATCATGAGCGAGCGCGGCATGGCAATGATGGGAATCGGGGTCGGCGAAGGCGACCGGCGGGCCGCGGAAGCGGCGCACATGGCGATCAGCAGCCCGCTGCTGGAGGATATCGACATCTCTGGCGCCCGCGGGGTGCTGGTCAATATCTCCGGATCCTCCAACATGACGATGGAGGAGTTCGACGAGGCGTCGCGCATCATTCATGAGAAGGTGCACGAGGACGCCAATATCATCATCGGCCTGGTGATCAACGAAGACCTCGGCGAGCGCATCAAGATTACTGCCATCGCCACCGGTTTCGGGGCCTCCTTTGAAAAGGACAAGCGTCACGCCGAGGAGTTGAAGAAGAATGCGGCGGCCGTCGCCATGGGCAAGATCGACCGCGACCTGCCGACCTTCATCCGCGAGCGGCAGAAGAGTGCGCCGCGCAGCCTCGGCACCGTGGCTGGCGACGAGGATCAGTACGATATTCCGACCTTCCTGCGCAAGCGGGTCGATTAA
- the ftsA gene encoding cell division protein FtsA: MSSRRGENLIVGLDIGTTKICAIVGNMTDEGLDIVGIGTSPSKGLRKGVVINIESTVEAIQKALREAELMAGCEIKSVFAGIAGGHIRGFNSQGVIAIKNREVNKDDVRRVIDAAKAIAIPMDREVIHILPQEFIIDDQDGIKEPLGMSGVRLEAKVHIVTGAVASAQNIIKSCQRAGVGVADIVLEQLASSEAVLSPDEKELGVALIDIGGGTTDIAIFVDGAIKHTAVLSLGGNHLTNDIAVGLRTPMAEAEKIKQQYGCSLTSMVGKDETIEVPSVGGREARILSRQLLAEILEPRVEEIFTLVNREIVKSGFEDVIASGVVITGGTSILPGMPELAEQIFNLPVRRGNPRDIGGLTDVVNSPIYATGVGLVKYGSRNLQTRNFSVGEANIFDKVVRRMKEWFGEFF; encoded by the coding sequence ATGAGCAGCAGAAGAGGAGAAAACCTGATTGTCGGCCTGGACATCGGCACGACCAAGATCTGCGCAATCGTCGGCAACATGACCGACGAGGGGCTCGACATCGTCGGCATCGGCACCAGCCCGTCGAAGGGCCTGCGCAAGGGCGTCGTCATCAACATCGAGAGCACCGTCGAGGCGATCCAGAAGGCGCTGCGCGAGGCCGAGCTGATGGCCGGCTGCGAGATCAAGTCGGTCTTTGCCGGCATTGCCGGCGGCCACATCCGCGGTTTCAATTCGCAGGGGGTGATTGCGATCAAGAACCGCGAGGTCAACAAGGACGACGTGCGGCGGGTGATCGACGCCGCCAAGGCGATTGCCATCCCGATGGACCGCGAGGTGATCCATATCCTGCCCCAGGAGTTCATCATCGACGACCAGGACGGCATCAAGGAGCCGTTGGGGATGAGCGGCGTGCGCCTCGAAGCGAAGGTCCATATCGTTACCGGCGCGGTCGCCAGCGCCCAGAACATCATCAAGTCGTGCCAGCGCGCCGGCGTCGGTGTCGCCGACATCGTCCTCGAACAGCTCGCCTCCAGCGAGGCGGTCCTCTCGCCGGACGAGAAGGAACTCGGCGTGGCGCTGATCGACATCGGCGGAGGCACCACCGATATCGCCATCTTTGTCGACGGTGCGATCAAGCACACCGCCGTGCTGTCCCTGGGGGGGAACCATCTCACCAACGACATCGCCGTCGGTCTGCGCACGCCGATGGCCGAGGCGGAGAAGATCAAGCAGCAGTACGGCTGCAGCCTCACCTCGATGGTCGGCAAGGACGAAACGATCGAGGTGCCTTCCGTCGGTGGCCGTGAGGCGCGGATCCTCTCGCGCCAGCTGCTCGCCGAGATTCTCGAGCCGCGGGTGGAGGAGATCTTCACCCTGGTCAACCGGGAGATCGTCAAGAGCGGGTTCGAGGATGTCATCGCCTCGGGAGTGGTGATCACCGGCGGGACTTCGATCCTGCCAGGGATGCCCGAACTGGCCGAGCAGATCTTCAACCTGCCGGTGCGCCGCGGCAACCCGCGGGATATCGGTGGTCTGACCGACGTTGTCAATTCACCGATCTACGCTACCGGCGTCGGCCTCGTCAAGTACGGCAGCCGCAATCTGCAGACCCGCAACTTCAGTGTCGGTGAGGCGAATATCTTCGACAAGGTGGTGCGGCGGATGAAAGAATGGTTCGGGGAGTTTTTCTGA
- a CDS encoding cell division protein FtsQ/DivIB gives MRDFKSDKPARVKGNRLKREKQPLDWRKLLHRGLGVTLFLGKLALVILLVGAAFLAGRTVFHSDYFAVAAIRVENLQRLLEDDVIGLSDIRPGVNIFDLDLEAIGRKIAENPWVATAEVRRVFPREVVISVHEREPQAIINLGYLYYIDGNGEIFKVLSGEDRLNYPALTGIDRKFLLDNPGEAHALLRDAMNLLAELAGRRVFTLDEISEVHLDREDGLSIHTLVGGVPVRMGFRDFRGKLDRLERIYPELQGRLTGLKYIDLNVTDRVIVKVDTLRNGRG, from the coding sequence ATGCGGGATTTCAAGAGTGACAAGCCGGCCCGGGTCAAGGGCAACCGCCTGAAGCGGGAAAAACAGCCTCTCGACTGGAGGAAGCTGCTCCATCGCGGGCTCGGCGTCACTCTGTTCCTCGGCAAGCTGGCGCTGGTGATCCTGTTGGTCGGTGCTGCCTTTCTCGCCGGCCGGACGGTCTTTCATTCGGACTATTTCGCCGTCGCCGCGATCCGGGTCGAAAACCTTCAGCGCCTTCTGGAGGACGACGTGATCGGCCTCTCGGATATCCGCCCCGGGGTCAATATCTTTGACCTCGACCTGGAAGCGATCGGGCGCAAGATCGCCGAAAATCCCTGGGTGGCGACGGCCGAGGTGCGCAGAGTCTTTCCGCGCGAGGTCGTCATTTCAGTCCATGAGCGGGAGCCGCAGGCGATCATCAACCTCGGCTATCTCTACTATATCGACGGCAATGGCGAGATTTTCAAGGTACTCAGCGGCGAGGACCGTCTCAATTACCCGGCCCTGACCGGCATCGACCGCAAGTTTTTACTCGACAACCCGGGTGAGGCGCATGCCCTGCTCAGGGATGCGATGAACCTGCTCGCCGAGCTGGCCGGCCGTCGCGTCTTCACCCTCGACGAAATCTCGGAGGTTCATCTCGACCGGGAGGACGGCCTCAGTATCCATACCCTGGTGGGCGGGGTGCCGGTGCGGATGGGGTTTCGCGATTTTCGCGGCAAGCTGGACCGCCTTGAGCGCATCTATCCGGAGCTGCAGGGGCGGCTGACGGGACTGAAATACATCGACTTGAACGTTACGGACCGGGTGATCGTCAAGGTGGACACCCTCCGTAACGGCCGCGGCTAG
- a CDS encoding D-alanine--D-alanine ligase has protein sequence MQRDELKKKTIGVLLGGLSAEREISLRTGRAVHAALVAAGYRAVAIDAGRDLPQQLAEAGVEVAFIALHGRFGEDGTVQGLLELIGIPYTGSGVQASAVAMDKVTTKKLLLHHELPTPAFEVFHRGEDVAALAERCRHYPRVVKPAREGSTIGVHIVHDAAELKAGVAEALEHDDLLLIEDYIPGAEVTVSVLGEAVLPVIQIVPKGGFYDYQAKYTAGQTEYLLPAPLEPALYARLQQVALQACRVLGCRGAARVDFMVREREFYCLEVNTIPGMTETSLLPKAARQAGIDFPELVLRILEDAGLNK, from the coding sequence ATGCAACGTGACGAGCTGAAAAAGAAGACGATCGGTGTACTCCTCGGCGGCCTTTCGGCGGAACGGGAGATCTCGTTGCGGACCGGTCGCGCCGTCCATGCGGCGCTGGTCGCCGCCGGCTACCGGGCGGTAGCGATCGATGCCGGCCGCGATCTGCCGCAGCAGCTGGCGGAAGCTGGCGTCGAGGTTGCCTTCATCGCCCTGCATGGCCGCTTCGGTGAGGACGGCACGGTTCAGGGCCTGCTCGAACTGATCGGCATCCCCTATACCGGCAGCGGCGTCCAGGCCTCGGCGGTGGCGATGGACAAGGTGACGACCAAGAAGTTGCTGCTGCACCATGAATTGCCGACTCCGGCCTTCGAGGTGTTCCATCGCGGTGAGGACGTGGCGGCCCTGGCCGAGCGCTGCCGGCACTATCCGCGGGTGGTCAAGCCGGCCCGGGAGGGGTCGACGATCGGGGTTCACATCGTGCACGATGCCGCCGAACTGAAGGCCGGGGTTGCCGAGGCCCTGGAGCACGATGACCTGCTGCTGATCGAGGACTATATCCCGGGCGCGGAGGTGACCGTCAGCGTCCTCGGTGAAGCGGTGCTGCCGGTAATCCAGATCGTCCCCAAAGGGGGATTTTACGACTACCAGGCCAAGTATACGGCGGGCCAGACCGAGTACCTGCTGCCGGCGCCGCTGGAGCCGGCCCTCTACGCCCGCCTGCAGCAGGTCGCACTACAGGCCTGCCGGGTCCTCGGCTGCCGGGGGGCGGCCCGGGTCGATTTCATGGTGCGCGAGCGCGAATTCTATTGCCTCGAGGTCAACACCATCCCGGGAATGACCGAGACCAGCCTGCTGCCCAAAGCGGCGCGCCAGGCCGGCATCGATTTTCCGGAACTGGTGTTGCGTATCCTCGAGGATGCCGGGTTGAACAAGTAG